One genomic segment of Pongo pygmaeus isolate AG05252 chromosome 19, NHGRI_mPonPyg2-v2.0_pri, whole genome shotgun sequence includes these proteins:
- the LIG3 gene encoding DNA ligase 3 isoform X3 has protein sequence MSLAFKILFPQTLRALSRKELCLFRKHHWPDVRQFSQWSETALLQGHPLFLRRKPVLSFQGSHLRSRATCLVFLPGLHVGLCSGPCEMAEQRFCVDYAKRGTAGCKKCKEKIVKGICRIGKVVPNPFSESGGDMKEWYHIKCMFEKLERARATTKKIEDLTELEGWEELEDNEKEQITQHIADLSSKAAGTPKKKAVVQAKLTTTGQVTSPVKGASFVTSTNPRKFSGFSAKPNNSGEAPSSPTPKRSLSSSKCDPRHKDCLLREFRKLCAMVADNPSYNTKTQIIQDFLRKGSAGDGFHGDVYLTVKLLLPGVIKTIYNLNDKQIVKLFSRIFNCNPDDMARDLEQGDVSETIKVFFEQSKSFPPAAKSLLTIQEVDEFLLRLSKLTKEDEQQQALQDIASRCTANDLKCIIRLIKHDLKMNSGAKHVLDALDPNAYEAFKASRNLQDVVERVLHNAQEVEKEPGQRRALSVQASPMTPVQPMLAEACKSVEYAMKKCPNGMFSEIKYDGERVQVHKNGDHFSYFSRSLKPVLPHKVAHFKDYIPQAFPGGHSMILDSEVLLIDNKTGKPLPFGTLGVHKKAAFQDANVCLFVFDCIYFNDVSLMDRPLCERRKFLHDNMVEIPNRIMFSEMKRVTKASDLADMITRVIREGLEGLVLKDVKGTYEPGKRHWLKVKKDYLNEGAMADTADLVVLGAFYGQGSKGGMMSIFLMGCYDPGSQKWCTVTKCAGGHDDATLARLQKELDMVKISKDPSKIPSWLKINKIYYPDFIVPDPKKAAVWEITGAEFSKSEAHTADGISIRFPRCTRIRDDKDWKSATNLPQLKELYQLSKEKADFTVVAGDEGSSTTGGSSEENKGPSGSAVSRKAPSKPSASTKKAEGKLSNSNSKDGNMLTAKPSTMKVGEKPAMKSSPVKVGEKRKAADETLCQTKRRPASEQSGRTVPAGRR, from the exons ATGTCTTTGGCTTTCAAGATCCTCTTTCCACAAACCCTCCGTGCACTCAGCCGAAAAGAACTGTGCCTGTTCCGAAAACATCACTGGCCTGATGTAAGACAATTCAGCCAGTGGTCAGAAACAGCTCTGCTTCAGGGACATCCCCTCTTCCTGAGAAGAAAGCCTGTTCTGTCATTCCAGGGAAGCCATCTAAGATCACGTGCCACCTGCCTTGTTTTCTTGCCAGGGTTGCATGTGGGACTCTGCAGTGGCCCCTGTGAGATGGCTGAGCAACGGTTCTGTGTGGACTATGCCAAGCGTGGCACAGCTGGCTGCAAAAAATGCAAGGAAAAGATTGTGAAGGGCATATGCCGAATTGGCAAAGTGGTGCCCAATCCCTTCTCAGAGTCTGGGGGTGATATGAAAGAGTGGTACCACATTAAATGCATGTTTGAGAAACTAGAGCGGGCCCGGGCCACCACAAAAAAAATCGAGGACCTCACAGAGCTGGAAGGCTGGGAAGAGCTGGAAGATAATGAGAAGGAACAGATAACCCAGCACATTGCAG ATCTGTCTTCTAAGGCAGCAGGTACACCAAAGAAGAAAGCTGTTGTCCAGGCTAAGTTGACAACCACTGGCCAGGTGACTTCTCCAGTGAAAGGCGCCTCATTTGTCACCAGTACCAATCCCCGGAAATTTTCTGGCTTTTCAG CCAAGCCCAACAACTCTGGGGAAGCCCCCTCGAGCCCCACCCCTAAGAGAAGTCTGTCTTCAAGCAAATGTGACCCCAGGCATAAGGACTGTCTGCTACGGGAGTTTCGAAAGTTATGCGCCATGGTGGCCGATAATCCTAGCTACAACACGAAGACCCAGATCATCCAGGACTTCCTGCGGAAAGGCTCAGCAGGAG ATGGTTTCCACGGTGATGTGTACCTAACAGTGAAGCTGCTGCTGCCAGGAGTCATTAAGACTATTTACAACTTGAATGATAAGCAGATTGTGAAGCTTTTCAGTCGCATTTTTAACTGCAACCCAGATGATATGGCACGGGACCTAGAGCAG ggtgacGTGTCAGAGACAATCAAAGTCTTCTTTGAGCAGAGCAAGTCTTTCCCCCCAGCTGCCAAGAGCCTCCTTACCATCCAGGAAGTGGATGAGTTCCTTCTGCGGCTGTCCAAGCTAACCAAGGAGGATGAGCAGCAACAGGCACTACAGGACATTGCCTCCAG GTGTACAGCCAATGACCTTAAATGCATCATCAGGTTGATCAAACATGATCTGAAGATGAACTCAGGTGCAAAACATGT GTTAGACGCCCTTGACCCCAATGCCTATGAAGCCTTCAAAGCCTCACGCAACCTGCAGGATGTGGTGGAGCGGGTCCTTCACAACGCGCAGGAGGTAGAGAAGGAGCCGGGCCAGAGACGAGCTCTGAGCGTCCAGGCCTCGCCGATGACACCTGTGCAGCCCATGTTG GCGGAGGCCTGCAAGTCCGTTGAATATGCAATGAAGAAATGTCCCAATGGCATGTTCTCTGAAATCAAGTACGATGGAGAGCGAGTCCAGGTGCATAAGAATGGAGACCACTTCAGCTACTTCAGCCGCAGTCTCAAGCCTGTCCTTCCTCACAAG GTGGCCCACTTTAAGGACTACATTCCCCAGGCTTTTCCTGGGGGCCACAGCATGATCTTGGATTCTGAAGTGCTTCTGATTGACAACAAGACAGGCAAACCACTGCCCTTTGGGACTCTGGGAGTGCACAAG AAAGCAGCCTTCCAGGATGCTAATGTCTGCCTGTTTGTTTTTGATTGTATCTACTTTAATGATGTCAGCTTGATGGACAG ACCTCTGTGTGAGCGGCGGAAGTTTCTTCATGACAACATGGTTGAAATTCCAAACCGGATCATGTTCTCAGAAATGAAGCGAGTCACA AAAGCTTCGGACTTGGCTGACATGATAACCCGGGTGATCCGGGAGGGATTGGAGGGGCTGGTGCTGAAGGATGTGAAG GGTACATATGAGCCTGGGAAGCGGCACTGGCTGAAAGTGAAGAAAGACTATTTGAACGAGGGGGCCATGGCCGACACAGCTGACCTGGTGGTCCTTGGGGCCTTCTATGGGCAAGGGAGCAAAG GCGGCATGATGTCAATCTTCCTCATGGGCTGCTACGACCCTGGCAGCCAGAAGTGGTGCACAGTCACCAAGTGTGCAGGAGGCCATGATGATGCCACGCTTGCCCGCCTGCAGAAGGAACTAGACATGGTGAAGATCAGCAAG GACCCCAGCAAAATACCCAGCTGGTTGAAGATCAACAAGATCTACTATCCTGACTTCATCGTCCCAGACCCAAAG AAAGCTGCCGTGTGGGAGATCACAGGAGCTGAATTCTCCAAATCGGAGGCTCATACAGCTGACGGGATCTCCATCCGATTCCCTCGCTGCACCCGAATCCGCGATGATAAGGACTGGAAATCTGCCACTAACCTTCCCCAACTCAAG GAGCTGTACCAGTTGTCCAAGGAGAAGGCAGACTTCACTGTAGTGGCTGGAGATGAGGGGAGCTCCACTACAGGGGGTAGCAGTGAAGAGAATAAGGGTCCCTCAGGGTCTGCTGTGTCCCGCAAGGCCCCCAGCAAGCCCTCAGCCAGTACCAAGAAAGCAGAAGGGAAGCTGAGTAACTCCAACAGCAAAGACG GCAACATGCTGACTGCAAAGCCTTCCACTATGAAGGTGGGAGAGAAGCCGGCCATGAAGTCTTCTCCAGTGAAAGTAGGGGAGAAGCGGAAAGCTGCTGATGAGACCCTGTGCCAAACAAAG AGGCGGCCAGCCAGTGAGCAGAGTGGAAGAACTGTGCCAGCAGGCAGGAGATAG
- the LIG3 gene encoding DNA ligase 3 isoform X1 gives MSLAFKILFPQTLRALSRKELCLFRKHHWPDVRQFSQWSETALLQGHPLFLRRKPVLSFQGSHLRSRATCLVFLPGLHVGLCSGPCEMAEQRFCVDYAKRGTAGCKKCKEKIVKGICRIGKVVPNPFSESGGDMKEWYHIKCMFEKLERARATTKKIEDLTELEGWEELEDNEKEQITQHIADLSSKAAGTPKKKAVVQAKLTTTGQVTSPVKGASFVTSTNPRKFSGFSAKPNNSGEAPSSPTPKRSLSSSKCDPRHKDCLLREFRKLCAMVADNPSYNTKTQIIQDFLRKGSAGDGFHGDVYLTVKLLLPGVIKTIYNLNDKQIVKLFSRIFNCNPDDMARDLEQGDVSETIKVFFEQSKSFPPAAKSLLTIQEVDEFLLRLSKLTKEDEQQQALQDIASRCTANDLKCIIRLIKHDLKMNSGAKHVLDALDPNAYEAFKASRNLQDVVERVLHNAQEVEKEPGQRRALSVQASPMTPVQPMLAEACKSVEYAMKKCPNGMFSEIKYDGERVQVHKNGDHFSYFSRSLKPVLPHKVAHFKDYIPQAFPGGHSMILDSEVLLIDNKTGKPLPFGTLGVHKKAAFQDANVCLFVFDCIYFNDVSLMDRPLCERRKFLHDNMVEIPNRIMFSEMKRVTKASDLADMITRVIREGLEGLVLKDVKGTYEPGKRHWLKVKKDYLNEGAMADTADLVVLGAFYGQGSKGGMMSIFLMGCYDPGSQKWCTVTKCAGGHDDATLARLQKELDMVKISKDPSKIPSWLKINKIYYPDFIVPDPKKAAVWEITGAEFSKSEAHTADGISIRFPRCTRIRDDKDWKSATNLPQLKELYQLSKEKADFTVVAGDEGSSTTGGSSEENKGPSGSAVSRKAPSKPSASTKKAEGKLSNSNSKDAGTVGVHHHTQLSLCPAGNMLTAKPSTMKVGEKPAMKSSPVKVGEKRKAADETLCQTKVLLDIFTGVRLYLPPSTPDFSRLRRYFVAFDGDLVQEFDMISATHVLGSRDKNAAAQQVSPEWIWACIRKRRLVAPC, from the exons ATGTCTTTGGCTTTCAAGATCCTCTTTCCACAAACCCTCCGTGCACTCAGCCGAAAAGAACTGTGCCTGTTCCGAAAACATCACTGGCCTGATGTAAGACAATTCAGCCAGTGGTCAGAAACAGCTCTGCTTCAGGGACATCCCCTCTTCCTGAGAAGAAAGCCTGTTCTGTCATTCCAGGGAAGCCATCTAAGATCACGTGCCACCTGCCTTGTTTTCTTGCCAGGGTTGCATGTGGGACTCTGCAGTGGCCCCTGTGAGATGGCTGAGCAACGGTTCTGTGTGGACTATGCCAAGCGTGGCACAGCTGGCTGCAAAAAATGCAAGGAAAAGATTGTGAAGGGCATATGCCGAATTGGCAAAGTGGTGCCCAATCCCTTCTCAGAGTCTGGGGGTGATATGAAAGAGTGGTACCACATTAAATGCATGTTTGAGAAACTAGAGCGGGCCCGGGCCACCACAAAAAAAATCGAGGACCTCACAGAGCTGGAAGGCTGGGAAGAGCTGGAAGATAATGAGAAGGAACAGATAACCCAGCACATTGCAG ATCTGTCTTCTAAGGCAGCAGGTACACCAAAGAAGAAAGCTGTTGTCCAGGCTAAGTTGACAACCACTGGCCAGGTGACTTCTCCAGTGAAAGGCGCCTCATTTGTCACCAGTACCAATCCCCGGAAATTTTCTGGCTTTTCAG CCAAGCCCAACAACTCTGGGGAAGCCCCCTCGAGCCCCACCCCTAAGAGAAGTCTGTCTTCAAGCAAATGTGACCCCAGGCATAAGGACTGTCTGCTACGGGAGTTTCGAAAGTTATGCGCCATGGTGGCCGATAATCCTAGCTACAACACGAAGACCCAGATCATCCAGGACTTCCTGCGGAAAGGCTCAGCAGGAG ATGGTTTCCACGGTGATGTGTACCTAACAGTGAAGCTGCTGCTGCCAGGAGTCATTAAGACTATTTACAACTTGAATGATAAGCAGATTGTGAAGCTTTTCAGTCGCATTTTTAACTGCAACCCAGATGATATGGCACGGGACCTAGAGCAG ggtgacGTGTCAGAGACAATCAAAGTCTTCTTTGAGCAGAGCAAGTCTTTCCCCCCAGCTGCCAAGAGCCTCCTTACCATCCAGGAAGTGGATGAGTTCCTTCTGCGGCTGTCCAAGCTAACCAAGGAGGATGAGCAGCAACAGGCACTACAGGACATTGCCTCCAG GTGTACAGCCAATGACCTTAAATGCATCATCAGGTTGATCAAACATGATCTGAAGATGAACTCAGGTGCAAAACATGT GTTAGACGCCCTTGACCCCAATGCCTATGAAGCCTTCAAAGCCTCACGCAACCTGCAGGATGTGGTGGAGCGGGTCCTTCACAACGCGCAGGAGGTAGAGAAGGAGCCGGGCCAGAGACGAGCTCTGAGCGTCCAGGCCTCGCCGATGACACCTGTGCAGCCCATGTTG GCGGAGGCCTGCAAGTCCGTTGAATATGCAATGAAGAAATGTCCCAATGGCATGTTCTCTGAAATCAAGTACGATGGAGAGCGAGTCCAGGTGCATAAGAATGGAGACCACTTCAGCTACTTCAGCCGCAGTCTCAAGCCTGTCCTTCCTCACAAG GTGGCCCACTTTAAGGACTACATTCCCCAGGCTTTTCCTGGGGGCCACAGCATGATCTTGGATTCTGAAGTGCTTCTGATTGACAACAAGACAGGCAAACCACTGCCCTTTGGGACTCTGGGAGTGCACAAG AAAGCAGCCTTCCAGGATGCTAATGTCTGCCTGTTTGTTTTTGATTGTATCTACTTTAATGATGTCAGCTTGATGGACAG ACCTCTGTGTGAGCGGCGGAAGTTTCTTCATGACAACATGGTTGAAATTCCAAACCGGATCATGTTCTCAGAAATGAAGCGAGTCACA AAAGCTTCGGACTTGGCTGACATGATAACCCGGGTGATCCGGGAGGGATTGGAGGGGCTGGTGCTGAAGGATGTGAAG GGTACATATGAGCCTGGGAAGCGGCACTGGCTGAAAGTGAAGAAAGACTATTTGAACGAGGGGGCCATGGCCGACACAGCTGACCTGGTGGTCCTTGGGGCCTTCTATGGGCAAGGGAGCAAAG GCGGCATGATGTCAATCTTCCTCATGGGCTGCTACGACCCTGGCAGCCAGAAGTGGTGCACAGTCACCAAGTGTGCAGGAGGCCATGATGATGCCACGCTTGCCCGCCTGCAGAAGGAACTAGACATGGTGAAGATCAGCAAG GACCCCAGCAAAATACCCAGCTGGTTGAAGATCAACAAGATCTACTATCCTGACTTCATCGTCCCAGACCCAAAG AAAGCTGCCGTGTGGGAGATCACAGGAGCTGAATTCTCCAAATCGGAGGCTCATACAGCTGACGGGATCTCCATCCGATTCCCTCGCTGCACCCGAATCCGCGATGATAAGGACTGGAAATCTGCCACTAACCTTCCCCAACTCAAG GAGCTGTACCAGTTGTCCAAGGAGAAGGCAGACTTCACTGTAGTGGCTGGAGATGAGGGGAGCTCCACTACAGGGGGTAGCAGTGAAGAGAATAAGGGTCCCTCAGGGTCTGCTGTGTCCCGCAAGGCCCCCAGCAAGCCCTCAGCCAGTACCAAGAAAGCAGAAGGGAAGCTGAGTAACTCCAACAGCAAAGACG ctgggactgtaggtgtgcaccaccacacccagctttctCTCTGTCCTGCAGGCAACATGCTGACTGCAAAGCCTTCCACTATGAAGGTGGGAGAGAAGCCGGCCATGAAGTCTTCTCCAGTGAAAGTAGGGGAGAAGCGGAAAGCTGCTGATGAGACCCTGTGCCAAACAAAG GTACTGCTGGACATCTTCACTGGGGTGCGGCTTTACTTGCCACCCTCCACACCAGACTTCAGCCGTCTCAGACGCTACTTTGTGGCATTCGACGGGGACCTGGTACAGGAATTTGATATGATTTCAGCCACGCACGTGCTGGGTAGCAGGGACAAGAACGCTGCGGCCCAGCAGGTCTCCCCAGAGTGGATTTGGGCATGTATCCGGAAACGGAGACTGGTAGCTCCCTGCTAG
- the LIG3 gene encoding DNA ligase 3 isoform X2, whose translation MSLAFKILFPQTLRALSRKELCLFRKHHWPDVRQFSQWSETALLQGHPLFLRRKPVLSFQGSHLRSRATCLVFLPGLHVGLCSGPCEMAEQRFCVDYAKRGTAGCKKCKEKIVKGICRIGKVVPNPFSESGGDMKEWYHIKCMFEKLERARATTKKIEDLTELEGWEELEDNEKEQITQHIADLSSKAAGTPKKKAVVQAKLTTTGQVTSPVKGASFVTSTNPRKFSGFSAKPNNSGEAPSSPTPKRSLSSSKCDPRHKDCLLREFRKLCAMVADNPSYNTKTQIIQDFLRKGSAGDGFHGDVYLTVKLLLPGVIKTIYNLNDKQIVKLFSRIFNCNPDDMARDLEQGDVSETIKVFFEQSKSFPPAAKSLLTIQEVDEFLLRLSKLTKEDEQQQALQDIASRCTANDLKCIIRLIKHDLKMNSGAKHVLDALDPNAYEAFKASRNLQDVVERVLHNAQEVEKEPGQRRALSVQASPMTPVQPMLAEACKSVEYAMKKCPNGMFSEIKYDGERVQVHKNGDHFSYFSRSLKPVLPHKVAHFKDYIPQAFPGGHSMILDSEVLLIDNKTGKPLPFGTLGVHKKAAFQDANVCLFVFDCIYFNDVSLMDRPLCERRKFLHDNMVEIPNRIMFSEMKRVTKASDLADMITRVIREGLEGLVLKDVKGTYEPGKRHWLKVKKDYLNEGAMADTADLVVLGAFYGQGSKGGMMSIFLMGCYDPGSQKWCTVTKCAGGHDDATLARLQKELDMVKISKDPSKIPSWLKINKIYYPDFIVPDPKKAAVWEITGAEFSKSEAHTADGISIRFPRCTRIRDDKDWKSATNLPQLKELYQLSKEKADFTVVAGDEGSSTTGGSSEENKGPSGSAVSRKAPSKPSASTKKAEGKLSNSNSKDGNMLTAKPSTMKVGEKPAMKSSPVKVGEKRKAADETLCQTKVLLDIFTGVRLYLPPSTPDFSRLRRYFVAFDGDLVQEFDMISATHVLGSRDKNAAAQQVSPEWIWACIRKRRLVAPC comes from the exons ATGTCTTTGGCTTTCAAGATCCTCTTTCCACAAACCCTCCGTGCACTCAGCCGAAAAGAACTGTGCCTGTTCCGAAAACATCACTGGCCTGATGTAAGACAATTCAGCCAGTGGTCAGAAACAGCTCTGCTTCAGGGACATCCCCTCTTCCTGAGAAGAAAGCCTGTTCTGTCATTCCAGGGAAGCCATCTAAGATCACGTGCCACCTGCCTTGTTTTCTTGCCAGGGTTGCATGTGGGACTCTGCAGTGGCCCCTGTGAGATGGCTGAGCAACGGTTCTGTGTGGACTATGCCAAGCGTGGCACAGCTGGCTGCAAAAAATGCAAGGAAAAGATTGTGAAGGGCATATGCCGAATTGGCAAAGTGGTGCCCAATCCCTTCTCAGAGTCTGGGGGTGATATGAAAGAGTGGTACCACATTAAATGCATGTTTGAGAAACTAGAGCGGGCCCGGGCCACCACAAAAAAAATCGAGGACCTCACAGAGCTGGAAGGCTGGGAAGAGCTGGAAGATAATGAGAAGGAACAGATAACCCAGCACATTGCAG ATCTGTCTTCTAAGGCAGCAGGTACACCAAAGAAGAAAGCTGTTGTCCAGGCTAAGTTGACAACCACTGGCCAGGTGACTTCTCCAGTGAAAGGCGCCTCATTTGTCACCAGTACCAATCCCCGGAAATTTTCTGGCTTTTCAG CCAAGCCCAACAACTCTGGGGAAGCCCCCTCGAGCCCCACCCCTAAGAGAAGTCTGTCTTCAAGCAAATGTGACCCCAGGCATAAGGACTGTCTGCTACGGGAGTTTCGAAAGTTATGCGCCATGGTGGCCGATAATCCTAGCTACAACACGAAGACCCAGATCATCCAGGACTTCCTGCGGAAAGGCTCAGCAGGAG ATGGTTTCCACGGTGATGTGTACCTAACAGTGAAGCTGCTGCTGCCAGGAGTCATTAAGACTATTTACAACTTGAATGATAAGCAGATTGTGAAGCTTTTCAGTCGCATTTTTAACTGCAACCCAGATGATATGGCACGGGACCTAGAGCAG ggtgacGTGTCAGAGACAATCAAAGTCTTCTTTGAGCAGAGCAAGTCTTTCCCCCCAGCTGCCAAGAGCCTCCTTACCATCCAGGAAGTGGATGAGTTCCTTCTGCGGCTGTCCAAGCTAACCAAGGAGGATGAGCAGCAACAGGCACTACAGGACATTGCCTCCAG GTGTACAGCCAATGACCTTAAATGCATCATCAGGTTGATCAAACATGATCTGAAGATGAACTCAGGTGCAAAACATGT GTTAGACGCCCTTGACCCCAATGCCTATGAAGCCTTCAAAGCCTCACGCAACCTGCAGGATGTGGTGGAGCGGGTCCTTCACAACGCGCAGGAGGTAGAGAAGGAGCCGGGCCAGAGACGAGCTCTGAGCGTCCAGGCCTCGCCGATGACACCTGTGCAGCCCATGTTG GCGGAGGCCTGCAAGTCCGTTGAATATGCAATGAAGAAATGTCCCAATGGCATGTTCTCTGAAATCAAGTACGATGGAGAGCGAGTCCAGGTGCATAAGAATGGAGACCACTTCAGCTACTTCAGCCGCAGTCTCAAGCCTGTCCTTCCTCACAAG GTGGCCCACTTTAAGGACTACATTCCCCAGGCTTTTCCTGGGGGCCACAGCATGATCTTGGATTCTGAAGTGCTTCTGATTGACAACAAGACAGGCAAACCACTGCCCTTTGGGACTCTGGGAGTGCACAAG AAAGCAGCCTTCCAGGATGCTAATGTCTGCCTGTTTGTTTTTGATTGTATCTACTTTAATGATGTCAGCTTGATGGACAG ACCTCTGTGTGAGCGGCGGAAGTTTCTTCATGACAACATGGTTGAAATTCCAAACCGGATCATGTTCTCAGAAATGAAGCGAGTCACA AAAGCTTCGGACTTGGCTGACATGATAACCCGGGTGATCCGGGAGGGATTGGAGGGGCTGGTGCTGAAGGATGTGAAG GGTACATATGAGCCTGGGAAGCGGCACTGGCTGAAAGTGAAGAAAGACTATTTGAACGAGGGGGCCATGGCCGACACAGCTGACCTGGTGGTCCTTGGGGCCTTCTATGGGCAAGGGAGCAAAG GCGGCATGATGTCAATCTTCCTCATGGGCTGCTACGACCCTGGCAGCCAGAAGTGGTGCACAGTCACCAAGTGTGCAGGAGGCCATGATGATGCCACGCTTGCCCGCCTGCAGAAGGAACTAGACATGGTGAAGATCAGCAAG GACCCCAGCAAAATACCCAGCTGGTTGAAGATCAACAAGATCTACTATCCTGACTTCATCGTCCCAGACCCAAAG AAAGCTGCCGTGTGGGAGATCACAGGAGCTGAATTCTCCAAATCGGAGGCTCATACAGCTGACGGGATCTCCATCCGATTCCCTCGCTGCACCCGAATCCGCGATGATAAGGACTGGAAATCTGCCACTAACCTTCCCCAACTCAAG GAGCTGTACCAGTTGTCCAAGGAGAAGGCAGACTTCACTGTAGTGGCTGGAGATGAGGGGAGCTCCACTACAGGGGGTAGCAGTGAAGAGAATAAGGGTCCCTCAGGGTCTGCTGTGTCCCGCAAGGCCCCCAGCAAGCCCTCAGCCAGTACCAAGAAAGCAGAAGGGAAGCTGAGTAACTCCAACAGCAAAGACG GCAACATGCTGACTGCAAAGCCTTCCACTATGAAGGTGGGAGAGAAGCCGGCCATGAAGTCTTCTCCAGTGAAAGTAGGGGAGAAGCGGAAAGCTGCTGATGAGACCCTGTGCCAAACAAAG GTACTGCTGGACATCTTCACTGGGGTGCGGCTTTACTTGCCACCCTCCACACCAGACTTCAGCCGTCTCAGACGCTACTTTGTGGCATTCGACGGGGACCTGGTACAGGAATTTGATATGATTTCAGCCACGCACGTGCTGGGTAGCAGGGACAAGAACGCTGCGGCCCAGCAGGTCTCCCCAGAGTGGATTTGGGCATGTATCCGGAAACGGAGACTGGTAGCTCCCTGCTAG